The region tgcGAGACCAGCTTCGCTTTAAGTCGATCTTCGCTGGAGACAGCcttgtgtttttgtttgctgGAGAGCAGCCTTTTCGCTTGTGTTTTCGCATGGCGCCACGCCTTATGTCTGGTGTTTATGTGGAGACCAGCCTTTTTAGTTAGTGTTTCTAGCTGGATCTCTCTCATACAACCACAACGGAACCCCACCGAGAGGAGGTTTCAACCTGATCCCGAGAGAGATAGCGAAATACACAAAAGTGTCTCCCTTCCCTGCATTCCCCCATTCCACCCCTTTACTATATTCACTCCCACCTCCTGTCCCTCCCACTTCCCCTGCCCATTCCATCACCCTTTACAGTATTCACTCCCGTCCCACCTCCTTGATCTATTCCCTCTGGGCCCATTCCCCATTCCTACCCCCTTTACTATATTCATCCTACTCCCCATTCCTGCATCCTTACTCACTTCCTGCCGCATGTCCCATTCCAACACCTTATATATATTCTCGCTCCCCGTTACTAATTTCATCGGCTTACTCCTCACACCTTTTCCTGATACCCCCCTCACTCCTGCCCATTCCCATTCACTTTACTATAATTactccccctccctgtcccctcaCTTTCCCCTGCCATTCCCCTTCTTCCACCCTTCTATATACTTTCACTCCCCACCTCCTGATCTCCTCACTCCCCCTGCCCATTTCCATTCCACCCTTTATATATTTACTTCCCCACCTCTGATCCACCTCACTTCCCCTGTCCATTCCCATTCCCCGACACCCTTACTAAATATTATCTCTGTCCACCTCCCTGATCCCTGCTTCCTGCCCATTCCCATATCCACCCTTTACTTATATTCACCTTGTTCAATCGCGAAAAAGACACCATGGACAAGGGCTGGTCTCCTTTTCCTACAGCGAAAACCACAAAGGTGCTGGTNNNNNNNNNNNNNNNNNNNNNNNNNCAAAAAAATAcatcccacaggtacacctccaaattgacTCAACTGATGTCAATTTAGCGCTATCAGACGTCTTCCTAAGCCATGagcataatttctggaatttccaaagctgttaaaggcacagtcaacttagctgTATGATAACCtctgacctactggaatgtgaatacagtgaaatgtataagtgaaataatctgcctgcaaacaattgttggaaaaatatagTCGTGTAGTTGCACAAGTAGAAGTCTAACCCGAATGCCAacaacgatagtttgttaacaggaatttttgtgggtggttgaaaaatggtttaatgactccaacctagttaTGTAAatcttcgacttcaactgtagtaaatatgaagttttcagtttttttttcaatAATCAGCAAAATGTcctaaaaacagttttttggcTTTATCATTATGAGGGTATTGGTATGTAAATTgtttaaaaacaatttaatcaattttagaataacggctgtaacctaacaaaaaatgtggaaaatccaaagggtctgaaaactgtGTGTCTGGACAATGACTGGCAGCCACTTTGTATTGCATTGTGACTTGGAAACGAGTAAGACCTGAATGTCACACAATGTTTAACCAGGAGTGCTGTAGTCGCCCACATCAAGTATCATTGTGCTGTTGTGCTATACTTACTGTATTAAACACAGTAACATCATGACATTAGGATTACAGATGCTAACATAGGTATTTCTGTACACTAAATATCCTTGCAAAATTAGTGCATAGCTGCAAGAATAGTCTCAAGAACTCAATAGCTGTGAAATTCAACTGCGACTAAGCTAGCCCAAGTGATGCCCCCAGAATATGCTGCCAGTTATGTGTGAACCCAAGCAAACTCGGTTTAATGTACATTTCTGGACTTGTgcgtttgtggtgtgtgttgttgggtcaGCACATGTGTTCTGTAAATGGTTCGGGAAGCGTGCAGGGTGTGATGGTTGAAGACATTACCCAGCGACCCTGCTGGGTGCAACTCCACAACCCCAATCAGGCCTGCTCCCTCATTGAACAAGTTTGACGTGGTGAGGAACGGACAAGGCCAGTGACAGGGCCAATAGAGGCATCCAGGAGGAcccatgggagagaggagagagagagggggtagagcaCAGGGAGAGTAGtgaagagcaggggagagagcacAGCCGAGAGAGGCCACGGGACGAGCGGGGGAAGAGCCACAGGGAAGCGAAGGAAGAAGAGCAGTGGGGCGAGAGCACAGGGAGAGCAAGGGAAGAGCAGGGGGAAAGAGCACAGGAGAGGCAGCGGGAAGAGGAAGCGGAGGGAGAGCAGGGCAGATAAGCACAGGCGAGAAAGCCAAGGGACGCAGGGAAGCAGTGGGACAAAGCGGGGCagccagggagagacagggaggagcagaggagagagcaggggggaAAGCGGGAGTATAGAGCACAGGCGGAGCACGGGAGAGCAGCAGGACGGAGCAGCGTTAACTTAGAAGAAGTGAACTCAGTAGCACCGAGAGTTCGAGCGGACGGAAAGAAGGGCACAGGAAATGATAGAAGCAACAGGGAGAGCAAGGCAAGAGCAGGGCGGAGCAGACAGGGATGAGCAAAGGGAGGCGCGGGAAGAGACAGGAAGCAAGGGGAGAagcagggaagaggggagaggcacAGGGAGACAGGGGAAGAGCGTGGGAGAGCGGAGAGAGCCACAGGGAGAGCAGGGAAAGAAAGGGGGAGCTGCCTCGGGTAGAAGCACAGGACGGccacagggagagacaggagagccaGGGGAAAGAGCAGGGGGAGCGCGTGAGAGCACAAGGGCGGGGAGCGGGGTGGATAAGAGACGGGAGCAGGGAGGAAGCAGGGCACAGGGGAAGccaggagcgagaggagaggcaggaggcaCGAGGAAGGAGAGCGGGGAGAGGAGCCAGAGAAcggaggaagggggagagcgGGATAAGCAGAAGCACAGGGAGagcagggatggagggaagaagcAGGGGAAGAGCAAGGGATCCAGGACTGGGAGGAGAAGCAGAAGACGGTAAAGGACAGAGGGAGACTTTAGACTTCTAGAAGTAGTTGCATCTCAGTCAGCCTTTCACCTGGAAAGACTGGGCCAAGGATTGCAACTGATGATAAACTATTAATATCTGACTTGGCTTTTTAAAAGCATTGCCCGTTCACACTTTTACCACATGCCCAGTGGGTAGGGCAGGTCCGCTAAACGTggatgtatgtttttgtgtgtgtctcgcACTGTGATATTTCCTCAAAATGGTCAAGAGTTATTTTGTCTTGCTTGTAGTTTTCAATTTGAACCACGATCACGTCCTGCTGACCCTCCATCTCCAATGTGATCTGTACAGTCACCCAGTTCCAGTTGATTCTGTAGACGCATCACACAAATGGTAGAGAtcgactgaactgctcacttgtGATACATAAtgctggttggtgtgtgtgttgctggccTCGTCCGTATTTGCTTACGATTTCTTGTTAGTTCGCTTTTGTGGTCGTAGTGTGGTTTCAGATGTTGCCCTGTGACACTGAACGAGTAGCCTTCTTAGTGATCAGTAGTATGTTTGTACTGCCAGTCCAATGGCACAACATCCTGCCTGCTCAAAAAaaccagcatagaccagcatggtCTGGAGACCAGCCTTTGTTGCTAGTAAAAGAATGTATCGTGTTTTCGCTTGgaagatgatgaagaggaggagggaactgTTTTCGGTTTCCGGTTTAGCTAAGTTTATGCGTAAGAACGCAGAAAGCTGCAATTGAAATTAATAGCCTGATTCAATGCGATTCTCCTGAATAATAAAGTGTTTCTGTTAGGAGTGTAATGAGGATAGACCATTACGCGATTTACATATCTCTTTGGTCATCTTTGCTGTAAGCATAGCCTTACACGTTCGCGCGAGCATTATAATAAAGCACACCATATTGTCCTGTGATAGTGACACTTGCTTCATTTAAAAAAGTGAATGTTTCATAAGTCTCTAGGTCTACCAAGTGAATAGATTTGAGGCTGTTACAAGCCCTCTCGATAGTctaagctctctctctttcccctcctcccctttttGTGTGTAGTCTTTAGCAGCTGCTCGGAGACCAGCtcctatattgtgtttcgctgccGTGTAGTATATCGTACCGTATGTGTTAGTTGttgagacagagatacagacctATCGAAGGGCTTGACAGCCTCAACATCATTACTGGGTAGACCTAGAGCTTATGAAAACATTCACTTTTGAAATGAAAAGCAAGTGTCACTATCAACAGGGGACAATATGGTTGCTTTATTAAATGCTCCGCAATGTAGGCTATGCTTACAGCAaaagacaaaaatgtaaaatcCGGGTATTGAGGGTCCTCTCCCATACACCTAACAGAAACACTTTAGCATATTCAGCTGGAATTCCGCATGAATTCAGGAGTTGTCACGCTTGAATGTGTTTCAGACTGCGAGACCAGACCTTgtttattgtgtttcgctgagacggagggacgagaggagagagaccaagcCTACTTGTTTTGTTTTTCGAACTGGATGAGAGGAGACCAGCCTTTttgtacaaataaatacattgtgtTTTTCGGCTGAAGACCAGCCTTCGTATATGTGACAAGCGTTTTCCTGGAGACCCCAACCGTTCGTGTTCGTTTTTCGCTGACGAGACCGCCTTTTTTGGTGTTTTCGCTCGAGAATAAATGTTCAAACCTGCAGTTGAGCCCGTTCTTACTGTCATGAACCTTATATGTGTTCTTAATCACGCTTGAGAGTCCGAAACACCCCAGCCTGTGATGATGACAGATCATGATGAAGCCTGAACAGTTCACTGATATGGTCATTAAAGATTCAGCCCACCAATCCCTACAAGATTGAATACACATGAAGGCCTAATTTACTCTGGATTTGACAAACAATCTAAGATTGACTACGGATCGTTTGCACCTTTTCCCCCACTGACGGCTGTCATATTTCGTTCTCCTCCCAGAGCGATTGTATGGACATGTGTGTATCAAGGACAACACGCAGCTCGACTGGTATGTAGAAACACTCAATGATTATAGAACCTATAAGACGATACACGAAGTTGATACCTTGTAGTATAAGACTACAAATACTAAACAGACGTTTAAACAGACCTAACTTTGCTGAACATATAAAAACAAGATGTATACGCACGTAACAGGAAAGTGACTACGAACGAGACGAACGAAGACGAGGAACAGTACAGCTGTGGTGTAACAACACAATCACGAGACAGACCTAGCAACATCACCCAATCTAACAAACAGATGTGAACAAATAGTTTCCTACCTAACCTATGTtcttcaatcagaggaaacgtcaaaaaCACCtgccccctaattgagaaccatttaTAGGCCACACATGAACCCAACATAAACACATAACATGACTACCCACCACAGCTCACGTTCCTGACCATAGTCGTTAATACAAAGTAATTAATTGGCGAACTAGAAATAAGGTCAggagacgtgacagtacccccgacCCCCCACGCCCCCCCCCAAGATGCCGCGCACTACCCGGCCGCGCACACAACTGAACCTCAGATGAATGTTGTGTCGCGTAGGCGTCTGGAtggggcatctgtccacggtggcggctccgctCCGGACGTGGTCCCCGCCCCACCATGTCATCCCCCGCCCTCCGTAGCCTCTCTCCACACAATGGCCACCTCCAATAACCCCACCGGCtggagggcagcaccggactgatgGGGCGGAGAACCGGACTGAGGGCGAGCGACCGAGAGGGCAGCACCAGACTGCAGGGCAGGCACCGGACTGACTGGCGGATCCTGGGctgtctgacggctctggcgagTTCCTGGCGTGGCTGGACGCTTTCTGGCGAGATCCTAGGCTGGCTGACGGCCtcatggcggatcctggctggctcaCGGCTTATGCGGATTACCTGGCCGGGCTGACGGCactgcggatcctggctggctgacggcatcTCTGCGGATCCTTGGCTGTGCTGGACGGCAATCTGGACGGTATCCGGCTGGCTGGAGCTGGCACTGGCGTTCTCTGTCTGGCGGGACGTGCCTCTGGCTCgcttcctgtctggcggacgggcTCTGCCTTGCCTCCTTGTCTGGCGGGCGGGGCTCTAACTGCTCCTGTTGCATGGCGGGCGGCTCGAGCGGCTCGGGGAAGACGGGGCGGCTCTGACGGGCTCGGGCATagacggcggctctgacggctcggggacAGAGAGCGGGCGGCGCCGGACGACgtggcggctctgacggctcgggacagacgggcggctctgacggctcgcgGGACAGGATCGGCTGCTCTGACGCTtcggggacagacgggcggctctgaggctcgggacagacgggcggctctggacgccgggacagacgggcgctctgacAGGGCTCGGTAcagcgggcggctctgacggctcgggaaccccccccccccccccccaccccccccctcccccgccctcccctccccccccccccccccccccccccccccccccccccccaatacagaCCTacaaaaaaacccccccccccccccccccccccgcgcccccccccccccccccccctgacggcGAAGCtcttgacggctcgggacagacgcggCAGCCTCTgagcggctcggacagacggcaaGCTCTGAcgcgctcgggacagacgggccagcttgacggctcgggacaggcgggcagctctgacgctcgGGACAGGACAGGCAGCTCTGACTGGGCAGACTGCGCAGTGCAGGGCGAGCTCTGGCAGACGGGCTCACACCTGTAGGGAGAGACGGAgaacagcctggtgcgtgggcgtggcacaggacccaccaggcggAGAAGACCTACAGGGAGGGCATTATGGTTAAAAAGAGGCACCTGAAGGGACCGGGCTGTAACGCGGGAGAGACTGGATCAAATCTGCGTGCGCAGCCTTggccaccactcccccaggctggaaatACTACTCCAGCCCTATCCCTCCAGTAGTTGCAGGCACAGGTTGGAGACCTCTGTGCGATGACACTGGAGAGTTGCTAGTGCCTATCTatgcgcacctctcccttaggtcTCCATTCTCTCCCACATTTGCCCGTTACAGAGCGGAGCATAGGCATAGACGCACTGCACCCTTCCAGCGCCCCGGCGAGACACAGCACGAGAAGCTGGCgcagataccctggaccgaaaacTGTCGTACCGGAGACCACGACGCTGGCGCTGAGCAGCACAATACCGGCCCGgcctggatgcccacactcaccATGACACttttcggggggctgccctatgaagcgcaccgggctatggcaCGCACTGGCAACACCGTGCGCTTACCGCATagacacggtgcctgaccagtaacgcgttGTATATAAGCACGAGGAGTCGCTCAGGTCGCCTACTGGTTAAGCCACACTccttctagcccccccccccaaaaaatctggggTTCCTCTcaacctgtcgcgctgccgtgctgcctcctcatatccgCCGGCCGCTCAGCTTTCGACTTCCTCCAGCCTGGCAGACTTCTGGGGCAGGCCATACTGCCCCAGCCGGTTGACCCCCctagggtccttctccgttcaaaatctcctcccatgtcccagGATCCTGGAATGTCTGGCCTGCTGCTTGTAA is a window of Salvelinus sp. IW2-2015 linkage group LG5, ASM291031v2, whole genome shotgun sequence DNA encoding:
- the LOC139027717 gene encoding octapeptide-repeat protein T2-like, whose protein sequence is MIEATGRARQEQGGADRDEQREAREETGSKGRSREEGRGTGRQGKSVGERREPQGEQGKKGGAASGRSTGRPQGETGEPGERAGGARESTRAGSGVDKRREQGGSRAQGKPGARGEAGGTRKESGERSQRTEEGGERDKQKHRESRDGGKKQGKSKGSRTGRRSRRRRLDGASVHGGGSAPDVVPAPPCHPPPSVASLHTMATSNNPTGWRAAPD